From the genome of Geothrix sp. 21YS21S-4, one region includes:
- a CDS encoding LptF/LptG family permease, whose amino-acid sequence MPSVLTRYVLRRWSFPLLGALLFYGLLLLANEMVAIAKEIFSEGAPLRWLLPLLLTSLPEILGMVLPMAAVLGGLMGTQQLMEGSELVAAQGLGAGRRTWLAPWGFLAGALLVLATLNAHLVVPAAARVQQHLRIRMTQEAQARFLRPGAPPWFPPSAPQSAFWVSPEGQIHIMESTPQEVQHLTAATMTYAVEAKADASSELQLHLSGIQGVLYQTAGTGSVIHLHQEKQVLRFPVPSATRLLPPTPLRYEGTFALLKQAREAPADTPEARERQILALIEVCRRTTLPIAAVALLLLGIGLGFGHPRFYRGGAILKSMLVIVVYYLMMKYFENMWLAQKLKTVVPLLLVPFPFLIAGWLVLRQRLKPHHPSRFGRNLSPLLGPFRTRFAPIFGGVAKVKANFLCWIHGKGTQHGILRHWSSLAWWRNWMSTLGSLLVLNLLVEYATLAGDLSKNGVHLHVFVRYWFWNLPPFLVVALPMAFLLGTLLSLSEAALSREWLAMRAGGVSLLRWLWSSRYAWGVVTLLTMVLQIWVAPIAMNHANKLYRRILNRSEIQSSAHPWLHLGSTGVLWHLQADQRWGFPLKAAGEAPILLHWRLGAPYSEALAWGGLGLVQGPAADRLFPAEALRESASAEESRTTDLFHWQRWAPDPQRAYMLWSRLLGWLAGPCLVVAMLSFAFPGPRQGRGQALGAGLVAGLVYLGLQTLFGGAARAAEIPAYWGAAAPLLFLLSISLLRLRRLKT is encoded by the coding sequence GTGCCTTCAGTTCTGACCCGCTACGTCCTCCGCCGATGGAGCTTTCCCCTCCTGGGAGCCCTCCTCTTCTACGGCCTTCTTCTCCTGGCCAACGAGATGGTGGCCATCGCCAAGGAGATCTTTTCCGAGGGGGCGCCGCTCCGCTGGCTACTGCCGCTGCTGCTGACCTCCTTGCCGGAAATCCTGGGGATGGTCCTTCCCATGGCCGCGGTGCTCGGGGGGCTGATGGGCACCCAGCAGTTGATGGAAGGCTCTGAATTGGTGGCGGCCCAGGGGCTTGGCGCTGGTCGGCGAACCTGGCTGGCCCCTTGGGGCTTCCTCGCCGGAGCCCTCCTGGTCCTGGCCACTTTGAACGCCCACCTGGTGGTGCCGGCTGCGGCGCGAGTCCAGCAGCACCTCCGGATCCGGATGACGCAAGAGGCGCAGGCCCGCTTCCTTCGGCCGGGCGCCCCACCCTGGTTCCCTCCCAGTGCCCCCCAATCCGCGTTCTGGGTGTCGCCGGAAGGCCAGATCCACATCATGGAGTCCACCCCTCAGGAGGTGCAGCACCTGACGGCCGCCACCATGACCTACGCGGTGGAAGCCAAAGCGGACGCCTCCTCGGAGCTGCAACTCCACCTGTCCGGGATCCAGGGGGTTCTCTATCAGACCGCCGGAACGGGCAGCGTGATCCACCTCCATCAGGAAAAACAGGTTCTGAGGTTCCCGGTTCCTTCGGCCACCCGCCTGTTGCCGCCCACGCCCCTCCGCTACGAGGGGACCTTCGCCCTGTTGAAACAGGCGCGGGAAGCCCCAGCCGACACACCCGAAGCTCGTGAACGCCAGATCCTCGCCTTGATCGAGGTATGCCGGCGCACCACGCTCCCCATTGCCGCTGTGGCTCTCCTTCTTCTGGGCATCGGCCTTGGGTTCGGACATCCCCGCTTCTATCGGGGAGGGGCTATTCTGAAGAGCATGCTGGTTATCGTCGTCTACTACTTGATGATGAAATACTTTGAAAACATGTGGTTGGCTCAAAAATTGAAAACGGTTGTGCCCCTTCTTCTCGTTCCCTTCCCATTTCTCATCGCCGGATGGCTGGTCCTTCGTCAGCGGCTGAAACCCCACCATCCCAGTCGCTTCGGACGAAACCTCTCGCCCCTTCTCGGGCCGTTTCGCACGCGCTTTGCCCCGATCTTTGGCGGAGTAGCAAAAGTGAAGGCCAATTTCCTCTGCTGGATCCACGGCAAGGGGACCCAGCACGGCATTCTCCGCCACTGGTCGAGCCTGGCCTGGTGGCGCAACTGGATGTCCACCCTGGGCAGCCTGCTGGTATTGAATCTCCTGGTGGAATACGCCACCCTCGCTGGAGATCTATCTAAGAACGGCGTGCATCTTCATGTCTTTGTTCGTTATTGGTTCTGGAACCTCCCCCCCTTCCTAGTAGTTGCGCTACCCATGGCCTTCCTGCTGGGAACCCTCCTCTCCCTCTCGGAGGCGGCTCTCAGCCGGGAATGGCTCGCCATGCGAGCGGGAGGCGTCAGCCTTCTCCGCTGGCTATGGAGCAGCCGCTATGCCTGGGGAGTGGTCACGCTGCTCACGATGGTGCTTCAGATCTGGGTGGCGCCCATCGCCATGAATCACGCCAACAAGCTTTACCGAAGAATTCTCAATCGGTCTGAAATCCAATCTTCGGCCCATCCCTGGCTTCACCTGGGCTCCACCGGGGTCCTGTGGCATCTGCAAGCCGATCAGCGGTGGGGGTTTCCACTCAAAGCCGCCGGCGAGGCCCCGATCCTGCTCCATTGGCGCCTGGGCGCTCCCTATTCCGAAGCCTTGGCCTGGGGGGGGCTCGGACTGGTCCAGGGGCCCGCGGCGGATCGCCTCTTCCCCGCGGAGGCCCTCAGGGAATCCGCCTCGGCCGAGGAATCCCGCACCACGGATCTCTTCCATTGGCAGCGGTGGGCGCCCGATCCTCAGCGCGCCTACATGCTGTGGAGCCGACTGCTCGGCTGGCTGGCGGGCCCCTGCCTCGTCGTGGCCATGCTTTCCTTCGCCTTTCCCGGCCCGCGGCAGGGACGAGGTCAGGCCCTGGGCGCGGGACTGGTGGCGGGGTTGGTCTACCTCGGTCTGCAGACCCTGTTCGGGGGCGCGGCCCGAGCCGCCGAGATCCCCGCCTACTGGGGAGCCGCCGCTCCCCTTCTCTTCCTATTGTCGATCTCTCTGCTGCGCTTGCGCCGCCTGAAGACCTAG
- a CDS encoding nitrogen regulation protein NR(II): MLQRTLGRLGGPDSSPPFLPLAFRLFASFGLLILHLALPEEGRAAGPGEGIYLASLGLLFAEAAWECGRGLRQHEALFPTPALVWIRWNLALDLLLVALVLAFQGVMQERLSTLYIFPVLASAFYLGTVEIVWVGVLSSSSHILLVSAFASGLLPPFGLSGEGAAPEGARLAFLLGIASLQIFATTLVVVLIRRNLERLRTDLSASEATVDELAALHRRVVDSMSSGLITLDPAGRITSANPAAEAILGRAVSLGAPLQSFLPGGDPLPAQHGWEHRFERVVVLEGRGQRILGGHLTSLRGADGRESGQLLLFQDLTELKALEERTRISERLAAIGQLTAGLAHELRNPLASISGCVQLLRQREGPPDVQERVLGILERETHRVGAIVSDFLDFARPEAPPGVRLSLAKVLEEARASWEMDPRAEGLSLVIHPPPKAFLWADPLGLHRVLMNLLSNARKAVQGRKEPQVSLTASLREGALRITVADNGCGMTREQLDRLFVPFAGSFEEGSGLGMSLVYKFTEAMGWRIAVDSRPEKGTRVQIIMPGAISEETLADPRDSQ; this comes from the coding sequence ATGCTCCAGCGCACATTGGGCCGTCTGGGTGGGCCGGATTCCAGTCCGCCTTTCCTTCCCCTCGCCTTCCGGCTGTTCGCCAGCTTCGGCCTGCTCATTCTGCATCTAGCCCTGCCCGAAGAGGGCCGCGCCGCGGGGCCGGGAGAGGGCATCTACCTGGCGAGCCTGGGCCTGCTGTTCGCCGAAGCCGCCTGGGAATGCGGCCGGGGGCTGCGGCAACACGAGGCGCTCTTCCCGACTCCCGCCCTCGTGTGGATCCGCTGGAATCTGGCGCTGGACCTGCTTCTGGTGGCCCTCGTCCTCGCCTTCCAGGGCGTGATGCAGGAGCGCCTTTCCACGCTGTACATCTTTCCGGTGCTGGCGTCGGCGTTCTACCTGGGCACCGTGGAGATCGTGTGGGTGGGCGTGTTGTCCTCCTCCTCCCACATCCTCCTGGTGTCGGCCTTTGCGAGCGGCCTTCTCCCCCCCTTCGGCCTGTCGGGGGAGGGCGCCGCGCCCGAAGGTGCCCGGCTGGCCTTCCTCCTGGGCATCGCCTCGCTCCAGATCTTTGCGACGACGCTCGTGGTGGTGCTCATCCGGCGCAACCTGGAGCGCCTCCGGACGGATCTCAGCGCCAGCGAAGCCACGGTGGACGAACTGGCGGCGCTCCATCGCCGGGTGGTGGATTCCATGTCCTCGGGCTTGATCACCCTGGATCCGGCGGGACGGATCACCTCCGCCAATCCCGCGGCCGAGGCCATTCTGGGGCGGGCCGTCTCCCTGGGCGCGCCCCTCCAGTCCTTCCTGCCAGGGGGAGATCCCCTGCCCGCCCAGCACGGATGGGAGCACCGCTTCGAGCGGGTGGTGGTCCTGGAGGGCCGCGGCCAGCGCATCCTGGGCGGCCACCTCACCTCGCTTCGGGGAGCGGATGGGAGGGAATCGGGCCAGCTCCTGCTGTTCCAGGACCTCACGGAACTCAAGGCGCTGGAGGAGCGGACGCGCATCAGCGAACGCCTCGCCGCCATCGGCCAGCTCACCGCGGGCTTGGCCCACGAGCTGCGGAATCCCCTGGCCTCCATCAGCGGATGCGTCCAGCTCCTCCGTCAGCGGGAGGGGCCCCCGGACGTCCAGGAGCGGGTTCTCGGCATCCTTGAGCGGGAGACCCACCGGGTAGGGGCCATCGTCTCGGATTTCCTCGATTTCGCCCGCCCCGAGGCCCCTCCGGGCGTCCGGTTGTCCCTGGCGAAGGTGCTGGAGGAGGCCCGGGCCAGCTGGGAGATGGATCCCCGCGCGGAGGGGCTCTCGTTGGTCATCCATCCTCCGCCGAAGGCTTTTCTGTGGGCGGATCCCCTGGGCCTCCACCGGGTGCTGATGAACCTCCTCAGCAATGCCCGAAAAGCCGTGCAGGGACGGAAGGAGCCCCAGGTCAGCCTGACGGCCAGCTTGAGGGAAGGCGCCCTTCGCATCACCGTGGCCGACAACGGGTGCGGGATGACGCGGGAACAGCTCGACCGCCTGTTCGTCCCTTTCGCGGGCAGCTTCGAGGAAGGCTCTGGGCTCGGAATGAGCCTGGTCTACAAGTTCACGGAGGCCATGGGCTGGCGCATCGCCGTGGACAGCCGGCCGGAAAAGGGCACGCGGGTCCAGATCATCATGCCCGGCGCGATCTCCGAGGAGACCCTGGCGGATCCTAGAGATTCACAGTAA
- a CDS encoding aminotransferase class IV, translated as MNASARAVFGPGATDGMGESPLSPRPRTALPVREGTPRHLGAHLARLRAGARALGEDVPWLEAATDELRTWLAIQSPKESALRLVLHPQILVATLEPLPVAPTPYRLALLPHPMGDLRPDPLARHKGLSGPWSAAALEEARRRGADDALLSWPDGTVVETAIAAVAQERNGRLHLPPAEGRVASVAERLDLPAWAAARGWTADTGRIAPREGRLWCMNALRGIWPAELL; from the coding sequence ATGAACGCCTCTGCCCGCGCGGTCTTCGGTCCCGGGGCCACCGATGGGATGGGCGAGTCTCCCCTTTCGCCCCGGCCTCGAACGGCCCTGCCCGTGCGGGAGGGAACCCCGCGTCACCTCGGAGCCCACCTCGCTCGGCTGCGAGCGGGCGCCCGGGCCCTGGGCGAAGACGTTCCCTGGCTGGAGGCTGCCACGGACGAACTGAGGACTTGGCTCGCCATCCAATCGCCGAAGGAATCGGCGCTCCGGCTGGTGCTCCATCCCCAAATCCTCGTGGCAACGCTGGAGCCCCTTCCGGTGGCGCCGACGCCCTATCGCCTGGCGCTCCTGCCCCATCCGATGGGCGACCTGCGTCCGGATCCCTTGGCTCGCCATAAGGGCCTTTCCGGCCCGTGGTCCGCGGCCGCGCTGGAAGAAGCACGGAGGCGGGGGGCCGACGATGCGCTCCTCAGCTGGCCGGACGGCACGGTGGTGGAGACCGCCATCGCCGCGGTGGCGCAGGAACGGAATGGAAGGCTCCATCTGCCGCCCGCGGAAGGCCGCGTGGCCAGCGTGGCGGAGCGCCTGGACCTGCCCGCCTGGGCCGCGGCCCGCGGCTGGACCGCGGACACGGGCCGGATCGCGCCGCGGGAAGGCCGCCTGTGGTGCATGAATGCGCTCCGCGGGATCTGGCCGGCGGAGCTTCTGTGA
- a CDS encoding SIS domain-containing protein, which translates to MKDENEAAGAGRAGEAVLDAAREGLADLRETWDPLQVDAWCAAIMGRPGRVVLTGMGKSGLVAQKVAATLASTGCPSFFLHPAEALHGDVGMVTREDSVLALSNSGESEEVVRLLPSLLRLGIPLAAITSKPESSLGQAAQWTFAYRLPLGEGCPLDLAPMASTTLQLVWGDLLAANLMARRGFTRDHFALNHPAGSLGAKLMKVKDLMHKSWPMVAPSASLTVVLKAMTGGRLGMTSVMEGPELHGLITDGDIRRALEAAEWEGRNPLELRAGQIMTRRPIQISDRALAIEAAADMEARKITFLMVEREGRPCGVIHIHDLLAAKVL; encoded by the coding sequence GTGAAGGATGAGAACGAGGCCGCTGGAGCGGGAAGGGCCGGAGAGGCCGTGCTGGACGCCGCGCGCGAAGGGCTCGCGGATCTGCGGGAGACCTGGGATCCCCTCCAGGTCGATGCGTGGTGCGCCGCGATCATGGGGCGCCCCGGCCGGGTGGTGCTCACCGGCATGGGGAAGTCGGGCCTCGTCGCCCAGAAAGTGGCGGCGACCCTCGCCTCCACGGGCTGCCCCAGCTTCTTCCTGCATCCGGCCGAAGCCCTCCACGGCGACGTGGGCATGGTCACGCGGGAGGACTCGGTCCTGGCGCTCTCCAACAGCGGGGAAAGCGAAGAGGTCGTCCGGTTGCTGCCGAGTCTCCTCCGCCTGGGAATCCCCCTCGCGGCCATCACCTCGAAGCCCGAGAGCAGCCTGGGGCAGGCAGCTCAATGGACCTTCGCCTACCGCCTCCCCTTGGGCGAGGGATGTCCCTTGGACTTGGCACCCATGGCCAGCACGACCCTGCAACTGGTGTGGGGAGATCTCCTCGCCGCCAACCTGATGGCGCGCCGGGGCTTCACTCGGGACCACTTCGCGCTCAATCATCCCGCTGGAAGTCTCGGTGCAAAACTAATGAAAGTAAAAGATTTGATGCACAAATCGTGGCCGATGGTCGCTCCTTCCGCCAGCCTCACCGTCGTCCTCAAAGCCATGACGGGAGGCCGGCTGGGGATGACGAGCGTAATGGAGGGGCCTGAGTTGCACGGTCTCATCACCGACGGCGATATCCGCCGCGCTCTGGAGGCCGCGGAGTGGGAAGGTCGGAACCCCCTGGAGCTCCGGGCGGGCCAGATCATGACTCGCCGCCCGATCCAGATCAGCGATCGCGCCCTCGCCATCGAGGCTGCCGCCGACATGGAGGCCCGGAAGATCACCTTTCTGATGGTGGAGCGGGAGGGCCGTCCATGCGGCGTGATCCACATCCACGATCTGTTGGCAGCAAAGGTCTTGTAA
- a CDS encoding PdxA family protein, with amino-acid sequence MDRRPRLAITLGDPCGIGPELLLKSLLAIRAWADVVVVGARAGLDLLEGVPGSPVAWHWRTSGFEGATGELVVESPNGSASAQWLDPTPEILAKDLSLGAGSAASGRATVEAIRLAAGMAQRGEVDALVTLPMAKSAAHLAGYDIPGHTEYLQALAGAPLTRMAFVSPRLSVVLHTVHQSLRSVVEELDSDAVAETLIFSADRFIQLTGNPALRVALCALNPHAGENGAFGNEEEGLSAALERAAGAFQETASAGPFAALPSPFPPGPPPEGWRLHPDQEPPRPTPEMGPVFSGPHPSDSLFHRAASGEFDLVVALYHDQGLIPIKLLEPVRAVNLTLGLPYIRTSPDHGTAFDKAGRWIADPRNFQEAAALAVRLAGRARHQPWSARVAP; translated from the coding sequence ATGGACCGCCGCCCCCGCCTCGCCATCACCCTCGGAGATCCTTGCGGGATCGGACCCGAGTTGCTGCTCAAAAGCCTGCTGGCCATCCGCGCCTGGGCCGACGTCGTGGTGGTGGGCGCCCGCGCGGGACTGGACCTGCTGGAAGGCGTACCGGGAAGCCCCGTCGCGTGGCATTGGCGGACATCCGGATTCGAGGGCGCGACCGGCGAACTGGTCGTGGAAAGCCCCAACGGATCGGCATCGGCCCAATGGCTGGACCCCACGCCTGAGATTCTTGCGAAGGACCTGAGCCTGGGCGCGGGTTCGGCGGCCTCGGGCCGCGCCACGGTGGAGGCCATCCGGCTCGCCGCCGGCATGGCCCAGCGGGGCGAAGTGGATGCGCTCGTCACCCTCCCCATGGCGAAATCCGCCGCCCATCTCGCGGGGTACGACATCCCCGGCCACACCGAGTATCTCCAGGCCCTCGCAGGGGCGCCCCTGACCCGGATGGCCTTCGTCAGTCCTCGCTTGTCCGTGGTGCTCCACACCGTCCACCAGAGCCTCCGATCCGTCGTGGAGGAACTGGATTCGGACGCGGTGGCCGAAACCCTTATCTTCTCGGCGGACCGCTTCATCCAGCTCACGGGCAATCCCGCGTTGCGCGTCGCCCTTTGCGCCCTCAACCCCCATGCGGGGGAGAACGGGGCCTTCGGAAACGAGGAAGAGGGCCTGTCCGCGGCCCTCGAGCGGGCCGCTGGCGCTTTCCAAGAAACAGCAAGCGCCGGACCGTTCGCCGCCCTGCCCTCGCCCTTTCCGCCAGGTCCCCCGCCGGAGGGATGGCGTCTCCATCCGGACCAAGAGCCTCCCCGACCCACGCCTGAGATGGGACCTGTCTTTTCGGGCCCCCATCCCTCCGACAGCCTCTTCCACCGGGCGGCTTCCGGGGAGTTCGACCTGGTGGTGGCGCTCTACCACGACCAGGGCCTGATCCCCATTAAGCTGCTGGAGCCCGTCCGCGCGGTGAATCTGACCCTCGGGCTGCCCTACATCCGCACCAGCCCCGACCACGGCACGGCCTTCGACAAGGCGGGCCGGTGGATCGCCGATCCCCGGAACTTCCAGGAGGCCGCCGCGCTGGCGGTGCGGCTGGCGGGAAGGGCCCGCCACCAGCCCTGGTCCGCGCGCGTGGCCCCATGA
- the mnmA gene encoding tRNA 2-thiouridine(34) synthase MnmA, with the protein MRKHPTLRPGNRVLAAMSGGVDSSVMAALLQHAGYEVIGVSMQLFDKKTVQASDGKCCTLDDFQDARRVAHERGFAHYVMNFEERFRETVIQGFIQGYLDGETPSPCIRCNQYLKFSAVMERAEALEAPFVATGHYASIRQSQGYWHLHKASDPAKDQSYFLFHHTQATLARTLFPLASLTKPEVRLLGAELGLHLAEKPESQEICFVTQDRYDAFLEEEGCAPATGSGDIRHLDGRILGRHRGYWRHTVGQRRGLGVAYAEPLYVVRLDPATNTVWVGVEADLFTRDLVARELSWVTEAPEGPLVCEARIRSRSPEAEAVVIPLPDGRVKVAFAEPQRAIAAGQAVVFYRDGEVLGGGWIDGRSGSL; encoded by the coding sequence TTGCGGAAACATCCCACGCTACGCCCGGGGAACCGCGTACTGGCCGCCATGTCCGGCGGCGTGGACAGTTCCGTGATGGCGGCGCTCCTGCAACACGCCGGTTATGAGGTCATCGGCGTTTCCATGCAGTTGTTCGACAAGAAGACCGTTCAAGCTTCGGATGGCAAGTGCTGCACATTGGATGATTTCCAGGATGCCCGGCGAGTGGCTCATGAACGTGGGTTCGCCCACTACGTGATGAACTTCGAGGAGCGTTTTCGCGAGACGGTGATTCAAGGCTTCATCCAGGGCTACCTGGATGGGGAAACCCCCAGTCCTTGCATTCGCTGCAATCAATATCTCAAGTTCTCCGCCGTAATGGAGCGGGCCGAGGCGTTGGAGGCTCCCTTCGTGGCGACGGGCCACTACGCGTCCATCCGCCAATCCCAGGGGTATTGGCATCTCCACAAGGCTTCGGATCCCGCCAAGGATCAGAGCTACTTTTTGTTCCACCACACCCAGGCGACCCTGGCCCGGACGCTCTTTCCCTTGGCCTCTCTCACCAAGCCGGAGGTCCGGCTGCTGGGCGCCGAGTTGGGGCTGCATTTGGCGGAAAAGCCCGAAAGCCAGGAGATCTGCTTCGTCACCCAGGATCGCTACGACGCCTTTCTGGAAGAGGAAGGCTGTGCTCCGGCAACTGGAAGCGGCGACATCCGCCACCTGGATGGCCGCATCCTCGGCCGCCACCGGGGCTACTGGCGGCACACGGTGGGCCAGCGCCGGGGGCTGGGTGTGGCCTATGCGGAACCGCTGTATGTCGTCCGCCTGGACCCCGCGACCAACACCGTCTGGGTGGGCGTGGAGGCAGATCTGTTCACCCGCGACCTGGTGGCCCGGGAACTGAGCTGGGTGACTGAAGCGCCGGAGGGCCCCCTCGTCTGCGAGGCGCGGATCCGCAGCCGATCCCCGGAAGCCGAGGCCGTGGTGATTCCCCTGCCGGACGGGCGGGTGAAGGTGGCGTTCGCGGAACCCCAGCGAGCCATCGCCGCGGGCCAAGCCGTGGTTTTCTACCGGGACGGAGAAGTGTTGGGCGGCGGATGGATCGACGGGCGTTCCGGCTCCCTGTGA
- the amrB gene encoding AmmeMemoRadiSam system protein B yields the protein MGIPSRGDVRGQRDAVGFASRAETMAKVWDLSALPPEPEVFGPPPSPGVAGVICPHDDYVYAGRVYRRILPLVTARTIVLVGVFHKYRKFGAKDALVFDPYRSWRSPDGEIPVSGLREELLARLPPADVLRSAAMYDSEHSVEAIAYWLKHQNPEVEIIPILVPSASFPRFQDMASHLGKALADAMAVRKWRLGKDVAVVISSDGIHYGADFKYTPHGLGGVAAYTAAVAKDRSLLTGPLAGPVSSDKARAFFEAVVNPESPDEYRMPWCGRFSIPFGLLLLGEAARNLGLPAPVGRPVAFGTSIGFPQLPVGDLGLGVTAEANLYHFVSYPAVAYALP from the coding sequence ATGGGGATTCCTTCGCGCGGCGACGTGCGCGGCCAGCGGGACGCGGTGGGATTCGCGTCTCGTGCCGAAACGATGGCCAAGGTGTGGGACCTCTCCGCGCTGCCGCCGGAACCGGAGGTCTTCGGCCCTCCGCCATCGCCCGGCGTGGCGGGAGTGATCTGCCCGCACGACGACTACGTGTACGCGGGTCGGGTCTACCGCCGGATCCTCCCCCTGGTGACGGCCCGAACCATCGTTTTGGTGGGCGTCTTCCACAAGTACCGCAAGTTCGGGGCGAAGGACGCGCTGGTGTTCGACCCCTACCGTTCCTGGCGCTCGCCCGATGGGGAGATCCCCGTGTCGGGCCTTCGAGAGGAGTTGCTCGCCCGCCTCCCTCCCGCGGATGTCCTCCGGAGCGCCGCCATGTACGACAGCGAGCATTCCGTGGAAGCCATCGCCTATTGGCTGAAGCATCAGAATCCGGAAGTCGAGATCATTCCGATCCTGGTGCCTTCCGCGTCGTTCCCCCGGTTCCAGGACATGGCCTCCCACCTGGGAAAGGCTCTCGCCGACGCGATGGCCGTCCGGAAGTGGCGCCTGGGGAAGGACGTCGCGGTGGTCATCTCTTCCGACGGCATCCACTACGGCGCGGACTTCAAGTACACGCCGCACGGGCTGGGTGGGGTCGCGGCCTACACGGCGGCGGTGGCGAAGGACCGGAGCTTGTTGACGGGACCTCTGGCGGGGCCGGTGTCCTCCGACAAGGCCCGGGCATTCTTCGAAGCGGTGGTCAACCCCGAGAGCCCGGACGAGTACCGGATGCCCTGGTGCGGGCGCTTCTCCATTCCGTTCGGCCTCCTGCTGCTGGGCGAAGCGGCTCGGAACCTGGGCCTGCCCGCGCCGGTGGGACGGCCCGTGGCGTTCGGAACGTCCATCGGCTTTCCGCAGCTCCCTGTCGGAGATCTCGGCCTCGGCGTCACCGCGGAGGCCAACCTCTACCACTTCGTGAGCTATCCGGCCGTTGCGTACGCGCTTCCGTGA
- a CDS encoding Fur family transcriptional regulator: protein MSDQATAPTPSLRAAGMRQTPQREGILRVLKDSDRPLTVEEIWERMPERRSGLPTVYRNLERFVSEGWAESIVGPDQVMRFVRCDSRHHHHHLQCERCGRTTEVDGCGIDASLTELERLSGFRVTRHQLMLFGVCPTCRSEKDR, encoded by the coding sequence ATGTCGGACCAAGCCACCGCACCCACTCCTTCCCTGCGCGCCGCGGGGATGCGGCAGACTCCCCAGCGGGAAGGCATCCTTCGCGTGCTGAAGGATTCGGACCGGCCCCTCACGGTGGAGGAGATCTGGGAGCGGATGCCGGAGCGGCGGTCGGGGTTGCCCACCGTCTACCGGAACCTGGAGCGCTTCGTAAGCGAAGGTTGGGCCGAGAGCATCGTCGGTCCCGACCAGGTGATGCGCTTCGTCCGCTGCGATTCGCGCCATCACCACCACCACCTTCAATGCGAGCGGTGCGGCCGCACCACCGAGGTGGACGGCTGCGGCATCGACGCCTCCCTTACGGAGCTGGAACGCCTTTCCGGGTTCCGCGTCACGCGCCATCAACTCATGCTGTTCGGCGTGTGTCCCACCTGCCGGTCCGAAAAAGACCGTTGA
- a CDS encoding LSm family protein encodes MNRKLIRPNLSELKDKLGLPAKGGSAEAMTPVPPALTASGEPNPATNPAAPTAPQGLGSPRRKIAPPEQTNAESFYYLKQMQSKTPMVIVLQDDEKVRGVIEWYDKHCLKINRVKEPNVLVPKHNIKYIYKQEEEPRIRRSRAAKKEEPAPADVEVPVFD; translated from the coding sequence ATGAACCGTAAGCTCATTCGACCGAACCTCAGCGAGCTCAAGGATAAGCTCGGGCTGCCCGCCAAAGGAGGGAGCGCGGAGGCGATGACGCCCGTTCCGCCCGCCCTCACCGCCAGCGGCGAACCGAATCCCGCCACCAATCCAGCGGCGCCCACGGCTCCGCAGGGGCTCGGGAGCCCCCGCCGGAAGATCGCTCCCCCGGAGCAGACGAACGCCGAGAGCTTCTACTACCTCAAGCAGATGCAGTCGAAAACGCCGATGGTCATCGTCCTCCAGGACGACGAGAAGGTTCGCGGCGTGATCGAGTGGTACGACAAGCACTGCCTGAAGATCAATCGGGTCAAGGAGCCCAACGTCCTCGTGCCCAAGCACAACATCAAATACATCTACAAGCAGGAGGAGGAACCGCGGATCCGCCGGAGCCGTGCGGCCAAGAAGGAGGAGCCCGCGCCCGCCGACGTGGAGGTCCCGGTCTTCGACTGA
- a CDS encoding LON peptidase substrate-binding domain-containing protein yields MLPAILPLFPLPHVVLFPQTYLPLHIFEPRYQEMTVEVLNGHHHFVLVLMRETPDAGPFGERASTFDVGCLAEVVKAEPLTGGRWNLLVQGKETVRILDEAPGKSFRQARTERLTFDPSVLWPGPHRRRLMDSLHAYAASEGIEAQLKELLDLPLEDAARLNTLAMALDFEPTERQFLLEAPDLPSLAERMIQLLDFAQGGRSLRS; encoded by the coding sequence ATGCTACCAGCCATTCTTCCTCTCTTTCCCCTGCCCCATGTGGTGCTGTTCCCTCAGACTTACCTTCCCCTGCACATCTTCGAGCCGCGCTATCAGGAGATGACGGTGGAAGTGCTGAATGGGCACCACCACTTCGTCCTGGTGCTCATGCGGGAAACCCCGGACGCGGGACCCTTCGGAGAAAGGGCTTCCACCTTCGACGTGGGCTGTCTCGCGGAGGTGGTGAAAGCCGAGCCACTCACGGGTGGGCGCTGGAACCTTCTCGTGCAAGGTAAGGAAACAGTGAGGATCCTGGATGAAGCCCCCGGCAAGAGCTTCCGCCAGGCCCGGACGGAGCGGTTGACTTTCGATCCCTCCGTGCTGTGGCCGGGGCCGCACCGCCGCCGGTTGATGGATTCCCTTCACGCCTACGCGGCGTCGGAGGGGATTGAGGCCCAGCTCAAGGAGCTTTTGGATCTTCCCCTGGAGGATGCCGCGCGCCTGAACACCCTGGCCATGGCCCTCGATTTCGAACCGACGGAACGCCAATTCCTGCTGGAGGCGCCCGACCTGCCTTCCCTCGCGGAGCGCATGATCCAGCTCCTCGATTTCGCGCAAGGCGGCCGCTCCCTTCGCAGCTAG